The DNA sequence ACAGGACTCTAGAAACTCCTTCATTTGCGATCTTTTTTCATTCATTCTCTGTTACTTCCTTTTCCTTTTATCTTGCCCAGCTGCCTCATATAATCTTTAAGGTCGTCATTGTCAATACTTTCAAGTTCTGTCGTAAGGCGCTTTCGATAGTGTTCTTTTAATATGTCTATGTAATCCTCAATCAGTGTTTCACCGCAAACGAGGTCACGCTGCGCGATTATTCCGCTTATACGTCCCATTTCAGGCGGTGTGAAATACTGGCTCAGTACTATAGTATCCGGCTGTATCCCATTATTAACAAGTTCGCATAAAGTATCGAATAACTTTTTGTTAAACGGCGTAACAAATGGAGTATCTCCAAGACGTTTGCAAATATTATCAACATAATCGGGATTGAAGAAAATCGTGCAAATGATACCTTCCTCAGCTTTAGCCTCTTTTAAGTTAGCGGCTTTGTCGGGGTTAACGCTGTCACGATATGCATGAATCCTCTGTTCTTCTTTCCTTAGCCCATCTTTTTGCTTTTTGCCCCATTTTGCTTTTATAATACTTTTTACCTCGTGAAGTATTGACTCTCTCGAAACATCAAGCTCTTCCGCGATTTTCCCGGCATAAACGTCCCTTTCGACCGAGCTTTGTATATCAGCCAATATTTCAGCGGCAGCTTTTAGATAAGAAACCTTATCGTCCGGCAGTTCCAGATTAAAACCCGCTCTGAGTTGAGACAGCCTGTATTCAACATGGTTTTCCGATTTATTTATCAGCATCTGAAACTTATCCGCACCGAATTTTTTGATAAACTCATCCGGATCTTTTGCCCCGCTCATAGAAAGCACTCTGACTTTTATTCCGGTATCAGCAAATATAGTTATCGCACGCTGAGACGCTTTTCGACCTGCACCGTCCGAATCATACGATATAACTACTTCCTTTGCATACCTAGAAATAAGACGTGCCTGTTCCGCTGTAAGCGCTGTGCCTAAGGTTGCAACAGTGTTTCTGAAACCTGCCTGATATATAGAAATTACGTCCATATACCCTTCTGCCAGTATCAGTGTATCACCCGAACCTTTCGCATTGTTCAGTGAGAAAAGATTCAAACTTTTTTTAAAAACAGGTGTATCGGGAGAATTCAAATATTTCGGTTGACTGTCGTCCATAACCCGACCGCCGAAACCGATAACCGAACCTCGCACATCAACAATAGGAAACATCACTCGATTCCGAAAATAATCGTAATACCCGCCCTTTTGATTCTTTGCGCATAGACCCGCGCGTTTCATAAGTTCCTTATCAAATCCCTCACCTGATAAATAATCAGTTAGACTTGTCCAGTTATCAGACGAATATCCAAGGCCAAATTTCTTAATGGTCTTATCAGATAAACCGCGGTTTCTGAGATATTTCAGCGCGCTTACTCCGTTTTTCGACAAAAGCTGTTTGTAAAAGAAGTTGGCCGCAGATCTATTTATATTCAGAATCTGCTCACGCAGTTTCTTGTATCCTTCGTCCTCCCTATTCTCCTCGGGCATTTCGATCCCCGCCTTATCGGCAAGAAACCTTACGGCATCGAGATAATCAAGGTTTTCAATATTGCGTATAAAGGTGATTACATCTCCGCCGGCGCCGCATCCGAAACAATAATAGCTTTGCGTTTCCGGAAACACTGTGAAAGACGGGGTCTTTTCACTGTGAAAAGGGCAAAGGCCGACAAGGCTTCTCCCCCTTCGTTTTACGGTCACATACTGTGAAATGACATCCTCGATATCGCAGCGAGATCGCAGCAGTTCGAGGAAACTGTCAGGTAATGCCATTGCACAACTCCTTATCAATAAAGTTCAATTATATATTTCGACACTGTTTTTATAATTCCTTTATTTATAATAAAAAATTCTTATTTTTATAAAAAATTTGTTTAAAAGCAGGTAAACACGCTATTTTCGCCAAGTTTTCGGAATATACAGGCTCTCAAAAATCGATATGGCGTAATTATCCGTCATGCCCGCAACATAATCGCAAACAACGCGTTCAAGTCCGTCTCCGTCTATATATGAATAATGCTCGGGCGGCATTTTATCCGGATACTTAAGAAAATACTCGTAAAGCATACGGACGACTTCTTTCGCCTTTACCTCTTCGCCTTTCGCCCCCGGATTCAAATATACATGTTCAAACATAAACTTTTCAAGCGCAACCTCTGCCTCTTTTATATTCGGCAGCATCTCAATATGATCCTTGTCGGCACTTCCATCAATTACGGCTCTTACAAGCGTATTTATGCGTTTTGAATGGGTATGCCCGAGCATATCGAGAATATCTGTATCGATATCCGATACGGAAAGCACCCCTCCGCGTATCGCATCGTCGATATCGTGATTTATATATGCAATTTTATCGGCAAATTTAACAACCTGGCCTTCAAGAGTATCCGCAACCCGGTTTGTATGGCAGGCTATGCCGTTTCTAACCTCGTAAGTAAGATTAAGACCTTTGTGTCCGTTTTCAAGCAGTTCGACAACCCTAAGGCTTTGCTCGTAATGAGTAAAACCGGATTTGCAAACACTTGCGAGCACCTGCTCTCCCGCATGTCCGAAAGGCGTATGACCAAGGTCGTGTCCCAAAGCAATTGCTTCTGTCAAATCTTCATTTAGGCGCAGAGCGCGAGAAATCGTTCTGGCGATCTGTGACACTTCAAGCGTATGTGTAAGTCTGGTTCGGTAATGGTCTCCCTCCGGAGATAAGAAAACCTGAGTCTTATGTTTTAAGCGACGAAATGATTTGCAGTGAATGATCCTGTCCCGGTCACGAACAAAATCTGTGCGTATCTCACATTTAGTCTCTTCGCGATTTCTCCCACGGCTATTAACAGAAAGGCAGGCATATGGTGAAAGTATCGCCTTTTCAAGTTTTTCCTGTTCTTCACGAAGACTCATTCAAAACACCTCTTTATTAAATGTCCTCTGCCTGATATGTTTCGCCAATAATCTTAGCAACGTATTGCCCAGAACTTGTATCTTTTATACTTATATTGAATTTTTCCAGTTCGTCGATAGGAATAAGAAATTTTATCAAAACATTATCCGTAAATTCAGTATTTTCTATACTTCCACCGTGCTTAGCAATTTCTCGCTGTAAAGAGCTAAAAAAAGCATACGGTACTTCAATTTCTGCTCTGAATGCTTTTTTCATAAGCGCGATACCTGCAGCGTCAACAGCAACTTTTGCTCCCCTTGAATATGCTCTTACCAGTCCTCCGCCCCCGAGTAAAATGCCTCCGAAATATCTTGTGACGACTATAACTACATCGGTAAGCCCTTCTTTTTGAAGAACATCCAGCACGGGCATTCCTGCTGTTCCCTGTGGTTCACCGTCATCACTGTAACGCCTTATATTATTATATCGAATTATATAGGCATAAACATTATGGGTCGCGTCATGATGCCGTGAGCGTATCTCATTAATAAATGAAACCGCCTCTTCTTCGGTTTGCACCGGCTTAATATACCCAATGAACTCTGACCGGCGTTCAATAAAGGCGGCACTGGCCTCTTTTTTAACTGTTTTGTACTCCATTTTCATCCCCGGTAACATAATCTTTAAGCCTTCCGTATAAATCAACGTCCATCGTAATTGTAAGGCGCACACCCTCCGGCACATACTCACTTTCTTCAACAGTAGCCTTACTGTCACGGTATATTTCGTCAAGCAGCCCACCCTTATCATACGGGATAATAACAACTGCACGCCGAAACATGTCCGAAAGCCTGTTATATATCATTTCGCATAAAAGGTTAATGTTTGTACCCTTTTTAGCTGAAATTGGAACGCTGTCTTTAATAACCGGCTTTTGCCCCTCTTCGAGAAGGTCTGTTTTATTGATTGCGGTAATAACCGGTATTCCACCAGCGCCCAGATCATTTATAAGCTTGTGAGTAACATTTATATGCTCAAACATTTCAGGGCTTGTTGCATCAACAACGTTGACAAGCAAGTCGGCATATTTGACCTCTTCAAGCGTTGCCGCAAAAGCCTCAACAAGATGGTGAGGAAGCTTTCTTATAAAACCTACAGTATCGGTAATAAGCACTTCAAACCCGTTTTCCATTTTCATTCGGCGTGTGGTCGGGTCAAGGGTGGCAAAAAGCTTGTTTTCGGCAAGCACGCCCGCCCCGGTCAGCGTATTTAAAAGCGTTGACTTTCCTGCGTTTGTATATCCTATTACCGCCACTTTCGGAACGCCCGACACATCGCGTTCCTTCCGCTGTTTCTGTCGGTTTTCCCTTATTTCGTCAAGCTCTTTTTGCAGCTGTCTTATCTGCTCTTTAAGGTGTCGCTTGTCAATTTCAAGTTTTGTTTCACCAGCACCTCTGCGCGCGCCGATTGCGCCGCCTCCGCCTCCGCCTAACCTTGATAATTCTGTGCCCATTCCTGTTAAACGCGGAATCGTATATTTCATAAGAGCCATTTCAACCTGAAGCTTGCCCTCTCTGGTTGTGGCGTGTAGAGAAAAGATATCAAGAATCAGCATTGTACGGTCAATAACACGAATGCCGGTTTCTTTTTCTATATTTTTTATCTGAGACGGAGATAATTCATTATCAAAAATTATAAGATCGGCATCGTTAGCCTTTGCAAATTCAGCGATTTCGCTCACCTTTCCCTCGCCTATAAAAAACTTTGCGTCCGGAAGGTCACGGTTTTGCAGTACGATTCCTAAACTTTCTCCCCCTGCAGTTTCAAGCAGGCTTTCAAGTTCTTTTAACGTTTCATCACTGCTTTTAATATCGTATTTATCTGAAGAACAATTTAGCCCAACTAATACCGCGCGCTGTAATTTTTCCTGTTTGATAAAATCCATATATGCTCCTTTATGCAAATATACTTATTATTTTAGTATACACCAAATTTATCCTATTTTAAAGTTATTTAATCAAACAGTCAAAGTATTTGTTGTAGGATTACAATAGGTGTGTTACGTCATGGCCTTTCAGGTGCTCGTCCTCGTTTCCTAATATTCAGTGTTTTAATTCAGTACCCAAGTAATTTTCATAACACACCTACAGATATTAGAAAAAGGGACTAAGCTTTTACACTTAGTCCCGATCGACTGTTACTTCAGTCCAATCACGTAGAGCTATTGACATTTCTTTATAATAAGTACCAAGTCACGGTGTAACTTTTAATGTACCAGTTTCCTCCAACGTTTTTGTGTTTTCATCAGTAATCCAGACTTTAAATTGAATATTCTTAATTTCAGACATTTTGGAAATATCAAGGTTGGAATAAAAAAATGTAAACGGCTGCTGAGATTTCTTACCCATTTCAATCGTCATAGGAACCCCACTACCCATAAAGGTTGCCATATCATTCACATAGGCATCTTTCAAATAAACGGTAATCTTTTTATCACTTTTATTTTCAACAAGCAATCTGAGATAACAAGCTCCCTTTATACTGGGCACTTCAAAAATCTCACAGTAAGTTATTTTAATCAATTTATCTTCGTATAGCGGAGAGGTATCGGCTTTCCCACTTGTAGTAACCTTATTCGCCGCTAACGACGATGTATCAGTTGCCTTACTATCACCATTATTGATCAAAGTAGATAGAATAGCAATTCCGGCAATAAGACAAATTGCAATAGTTCCAATAGTCACAACAAGTCTCTTACCAAAACTAAGGTTACCTTTATTTTTCATCACGTTGCCTCCTTCATACAATAAATCATGTCGCACGACTATACCAATTAATAACCATTTTAGCAGAAAGGAAGTTTCTTTTGCTTAAGCTCTATTCGCCGCTGTTCTATACAAAGTACTAACAAAACTGGCATCGTATAAACGATGCCAGCAAATAAATGTATTTTAAGACACTATTACTTTCTAAATATTTTAAGCACTGAATCGATATCATCAATATCTTCATCGTCATGCTTTTCCGTTTTCTTAACATATGTACTGTCATAAGTATCATCTACAGGCTTGGAAAAAGGAAAACGGTAGTTTGTAGAAGATACCGGTGTTTCTTCTTTTGGACGTGTAAAGTCTGTTTTGGGGCCGCTGAAATTTGCAAAAGCAGACTTGGTTGTGTCCTGGGCAGGTTTTTGTGGCTCAGCGCTGAGCGGAGCGGCCTCAAATCCTGTCGCAATAACGGTGATTCTGACTTCATCAGCAAGACTGTTATCAAAGGATGTACCCCAAATAATATTAGCCTCTGGATGAGCGGCCTTTGAAATCATTGCTGCTGCGTTCTCAACTTCTTCAAGGCTGATATCAGGCGATGATACAAAGCTGATGATCACACCCTTTGCCCCATTGATAGAAGTCTCGATGAGCGGGCTGTATATCGCCTTATTGGCCGCAGCTTCAACCATATTTTCACCGCTTGCATTGCCAACACCCATATGAGCATAGCCTGCATCCTTCATAACGGCAGTTATATCTGCAAAGTCAAGATTTATGTATCCCGGGTTATTAATTATTTCTGAAATACTGGCAACGCCTTGCCTTAATACCTCATCGGCAACCTCAAATGCATTTGCCATTGTAATAGGTGTCTCCGAAACCATTTTGAGGCGTTCGTTAGGAATAACAACAAGAGAATCCACTCTTTCGCGAAGAGCTGCGATCCCTGCTTCAGCCTGATTCATTCTTTTCTTGCCTTCAAATAAAAACGGTTTGGTTACAATTCCGACTGTAAGGAGACCCATGTCTTTCGCAATCTCAGCAATAACAGGTGCACCGCCAGTCCCGGTTCCGCCTCCCATACCCGCAGTAATAAATACCATATCGGTACCCTTTAGAGCTGCGGCAATTTCGTCGCGGCTTTCTTCAGCTGCACGCTGACCTTTTTCAGGATTCGCGCCAGCGCCTTGGCCTTTTGTCAATTTTTCACCGATCTGTATTTTTTGTGTCGCGCGTGATGCATATAAGGACTGCTTGTCCGTATTTACTGCAATAAACTCAACACTTGTTATTCCTGAAGTAATCATTCTGTTAACTGCGTTGTTTCCTGCCCCGCCGATACCGATTACCTTTATATTAACCGGGCTGAAACTGTTTGTATCAAACTCAAAAGGCATGAGAGATCCCCCTTGTTTAGATTTAAAAAATGGTATTAAATCAATAATATTATCATAACATTATTGCTTATCATAATTCAATAGTAATCTTCGTATTTTTGCAAAGTTTTGGAATAATCTGGAACCGAATACAACGATTGCCGCAATTGTCAGGTCAATTGCAAGAAGTTTCCCGACATAAGTAAGTGCCGCAGCCAGTAAAGTATTGATGCAAAAGCCTGACACAAAAATCTTATCATCATATTTATTTTCGATTTTTGCCGCAAGCCCGCCAACTATTGAATCTGCGGCAGCAAGGAGAGCCATCGCAACATAAACCGAGTATGCTTTTGGAATATATCCAGGAAAATAGAATCCGATTAGTATCCCGCACAAAAGTCCTAAAAATCCGATAGCCATTTTATTCTCCTTATCAATGTGATGAATTTTCATTTTCAACAGGTTTTGCGTATTTGTACTGAATAGGTCCGGCATATGCAGGAACCTCAACATCTTCATGCGTCTTAACATCTACGGTAATCCCCCACTGCTTCAATATCTCAATAACCCCATACCGCATAGATAAGGCAGATTTCAGATTGTCGGGATCGCCTATTGCCGTTATTATAAATGGGGCAGAATATCGGTTGTTGTTAACGCTTATAGTAGAACCCGCGCAGCGGATCTCACTAGTTGCCAGTATACGTTCACCGTTTACGGATAGCGCTTCCGCGCCTGCGTCTCTAAGCTCGTTTAAAACTTTCAGGACATCATCATCATGAATGATCGTATAGCTCGGGTCAACATTCTCCACATTCACCTGATAATTTGGATCTTCTGTCATCGTAACAGTAACGCCAGGACCTTTAACGGCAGTTATACCCGCAGTCAGTTCAACCTTTTGAAGCTGATTTGAAAGTGCGCTTGCATAGTTGCCGCTTTTGGCCGCCTCGTCCCGGAATTGATACAGTTGATCCTTATATTCGAGGATTTCTTTGTATAATTTTTCGTTTGTATCTTTTTGTTTATTAAGCTGCGTCTGAAGCTCATTCGCTCTAAGTGTTACGCTGTCAAGTGTACTCTGTTGTTCAATTTTTACACTTTTAAACTGAAGCATAACAAGAAATCCGAAAATAAGCGTGATAAGGAACATGCCAAACCTGCCCGCCGCTTTTTTAATGGTGCCCTCTTTCATATAACCCTCCCGAAAAGTTGCAATACATATAAATTACCCACGTGTTGGAGTAAATGACCCTTTTTTGATGTTTGAAACATCAATTGTTCCCTTATCGTTTTCAGACAGCTTGTCCTTTATACTGATGATAAACTTAACTTTATCATCAGTATCGGTATAATCTCCGAACATTATCTTATATTTATCTTTATACTGCATTGTAATGCTGTAAATGTTGGTCAAATCAATTGATTTCATATCTGCAAGGAGTCCATTGTCCCTAAGTGCAGTTATCAATGTATTATGTATACGTTTTGTTGTATCGTCAGGAAATGCTATAGCATCGGCAACAACCGGCTGTCCCCCATAATCACAGACAAGCTTAGGAAGATTATACGCAGTGTCATCTTCTACTATATCTATTACTTTGCCTTCTGTGCTGACAATATAGCTTACCCCTCCGTCGCTTACAATAAGTTCTGGCTTTGCTGGCTGCACTTCGATTTGAATCTTTTCTGGGAGGCTGCACCGTACAACCGCTTTTTCAATGTACGGCAATTCTTTTTCGATATGGACAGCTGTTTTTGTTCTTCTTACTGTCACCATATTCTGACCCGGTTTTATGCCGGCTACAGAAAGTATCTGATCGGTTGTATATATACTTTTTCCAGTAACTTTTACTTCCGTTATATTTAAGAATGTTGAAACAAGATAAAAAATACCGCCCGAAATGAGTGCCATCAGTAAAATTATCATACCGACAACAAGTGCAAGCCGCCTCTGTCTTCGGCGGCGCTTATGCGACTGTCTGCTTTTAGCGGCACCTGTAGTACCCCTAGCTTTTTTCAACCACGTCAACCTTTCTTATTTTACATCCTAAGCTTTGAAGATTGGTTTCTATATTCTCATACCCACGGTCAATGAGTTCAGAATTATCAATCGTCGTCTCACCGTTTGCCGCCAGAGCCGCAAGGACAAGTGCGACTCCACCCCTCAGGTCTGTTGCAACAACGTTCGCTCCGGTAAGTCTTGGAACGCCCTGAACGAGTGCCACTCTGCCTTCAACTTTTATATTGGCTCCCATCCGCATAAGTTCTTCAGCATGCTTATATCTATTCTGAAAAATAGTTTCAACATACATACTATTTCCGGATGCAACTGTAGAGTATGCCATAAGCGGTGCAAGCGCATCTGTAGGAAATCCCGGGTAGGGCATAGTCCTTACCATTCTAATTGGCTGGATCGGACGCTTTCTGTCTATTAAAATACGATTTTCATCTGTTCTAATCTGCGCGCCGCTTTCTTCCAGAAGTGAAATCACAGAATTCAGGTCTCTCGGCCTGACACTTTTAATAATTAGTTTGCCACCTGTAATCGCAGCCGCGATCATATATGTTGCGGCCGCAATACGATCCGGTATAATCGAATGCTCCGCACCATGAAGCGTTTCAACGCCCTCAATATAAATGGTGTTGTCCCCGGCGCCTGTGATATTTGCGCCCATACTGTTCAAAAATGACTGTAAATCTTCTATTTCCGGCTCACGGGCAGCATTATGTATTACAGTCTGTCCCGGCACTTTAGACGCGAGCAGCATAATGTTTTCAGTTGCGCCAACACTTGGAAAAGTTAGATTTATTTCCGTCCCAATCATTTTATCACAAACAGAGTAAATAAATCCATACTCTTCCGCAAATTTTACACCCAATTTCTGAAAGGAAGATATATGTAAATCAATCGGGCGGGGTCCAAGTTCGCATCCCCCGGGATAACTTACTTTTGCGCGGCCCATTCTTGCCAAAATAGGACCAAGCATAATGACGGAAGAACGCATGCCTCTCATTAGATTATATGGGATATCTACTCCGGATGCACTGGAAGGGTCGATTTCGATTTCTCCGGATCCGCGCCTTGTAACTTTGCATCCGAGATGCAGAAGGATTTCAACAGTAGCGCTTACGTCACTTATATCCGGACAATTTTTTATAACCGAAACCTCGTTTGCAAGTAAGGTAGCGGCAAGTATGGGCAGAACACTGTTTTTAGCACCCTGAACGGCTATTTCTCCAGTAACAACATTAGGTCCATTTATAATTAGTTTGCTCATAACAACACCCTTTCGCAATAAAACACTGATTGCAGTTTCATACTATGCCTTCAGGTTTTTAATGTTACGAAGGGTGTTTTTGCGTTTATTCTTAATATTAAAGCTTTTGATTAAATTGTGTAAGTATAATAATTAAATTTTAAAAAAAGCTTTTGTTTTATTTTTTATCCGCCATTAACTCAAAAATCGTATTATATATTTTTTGAGTTGAATCTAAAATTGCGATCTTTTGAGCGTTCTTAGAAATCGAGTCCAAAATTGACTTATTATTTAGAAGTTCATCAGCAGTTTTCTTCAGTTTTTCGCCGGTTAAATCCTTTTCTTCAATCATTACCGCAGCGTCTTCACTTACAAATGACATCGCGTTAAAATACTGGTGATTATGCGTCACATTGGGTGAAGGAATAAGTATAGACGGTTTGCCTAGTGCGGCTAACTCTCCCAGAGTTATTGCACCTGATCTGCTGATTACTATGTCTGCCGCCGCAAGAACAGTCGGCATATTATAAATATATTCCCGTATATCCAAATTGGGATATTTTTTTAAATCTATTCCCTTTTCCTTTAATTTTTCAGGAACCCATTTGAAGCCGCGTTCTCCGCAGGCGTGGGTGTGGCGGTATTTTTCCTTTTTAGAATGAAGTGCTATAAAATCAATAATTGCATTATTAAAGTCTCTGGCGCCCATGCTTCCGCCGACGGAAACAATATATTTCTCATCAGCAGCAATTCCAAGTGACTTGCGTGCCTCTTGTTTTGATAAATATAAAAACTCATCCCGGATAGGGTTCCCTACAAGGGTTATATTTGTTTTTTTAGGAAAATACTTTCCGCTGTCCGGAAAACTTACCATAACCCTGTCAACATGTTTTGATAGAATACGGCTCGTTACCCCAGGAAATGCATTCTGCTCATGTATAGCCGTTGGTATGCCCATTTTTGCAGCCATATACAGTACCGGGAAACTTACATACCCTCCGGTTCCAATAACAATATCAGGCTTAAATTCCTTTATTATCTCTTTTGATTTGGAAAGAGCGGAAATCGCCGTCACGGCTGTTTTTATATTTTTGTATGTCAGTCTTCTTTTTAATCCGTATACCTCTATCTTGTAAAGAGGGTAGCCTGCCTTTGGAACAAGCGTACTTTCGATGCCTTGTTCTGTGCCGACAAAGCGGATATCAGAGCCGGGTTTTCTTTGCCGAATAAACCCGGCAATAGCTAAAGCGGGGTTCACGTGTCCGCCTGTACCTCCACCCGCCAGCAATACCTTCAATTGTTTCACCCCCAAGAATTATATATATCATTATACCTACGTCTTTACAAGTCTTGCATACCTTGATATAGAAAGTATTATGCCCATTTCGGCCATTTGAAGCACGAGCGCCGTGCCGCCGTAACTGAAGAACGGAAGTGAAATACCCGTATTAGGCACAAGATTTGTTACAACCATTATATTTAAAAGCGCCTGAAGCGCTACTTTTGACGTAAATCCGATTACAACAAGCCCCGAAAACCTGTCAGGCGCGCGCAAGGCTATGACAAAGCCTCTCCAGATAAGCAAAGCAAAAAGCAGCACAATAAGAACCGCACCGACAAAACCCAATTCTTCTGCAGCAATTGAAAAGACAAAGTCGTTCTGCGGCTCAGGGATATACAGATACTTCTGTCGGCTCTTGCCAAGTCCCAATCCAAACAGTCCCCCTGACCCAACAGCTATTAGGGACTGTATTGTCTGAAAGCCCTTGCCTTGCGGATCTACATAAGGATCGAGCCATATACGTATTCTAGTCATGCCGTGTCCCGTACCAAGGATTGCAAGGGCTATCCCTGCTGCTGCGATGCCGCCAAAGCTTGCAAACCAGCCCAGATTTGCGCCCCCTACGATTATAAGTATCGCGCCAAGCGTAATAGTAATTATAGTAGCGGAGTTGTGCGGTTCCAAATATAGCAGTACAGTTATTATTCCAAGTATAACGCCATACGGGAGTATTCCATACTTAAATGTTTTCATCCGTTTCTGGTTTCTGGTGATCATATAGGCAAAACTTAATATAACGCCGATCTTTGCTATTTCAGACGGTTGGATTGAAAGCGGTCCGATGTATATCCAGCGTCTTGCATCGTTTATCGTTCTTCCTATAAACGGAACAAGTGCAAGAAGCACAATTGAAATTCCCAGCGTCGGCAAAGCAAATTTATGAAGCAGTTTCGGAGTCGCAAAGTTCGTAGTAACAGCCATTGCGACAATGCCCACAAGTGCAAATACAAACTGTTTTTTTATGAAATAGTAGCTGTCGCCATAACGATAATAAGCGTTAGCGTGGCTTGCGCTGAACATAACTATAAGACCCGCGAACAGCAGTACGATTACAATAATAAGAAAGGGCAGGTCAATAAACGCTTTGTTATAATCAAAGCTCTGCGGGGGATCAGGTTTATATACTGTCTTGCGCCTAACTTTTTTCAACGCGTCCACCACTCCAAATTATAGATTATAATAGTTCTGCACTCCGATACATGCGAGAATGCTCAGTATTACTGTAACAAACGTGAATACGACAACAATTTTGTTTTCTGACCATCCTGATAGTTCAAAATGATGATGAAGAGGGCTCATTTTGAAAAGACGTTTTCCCTTGGTTTTCTTAAAATACCATATTTGAAGTACAACCGAGAGCATTTCGATAAAATAAATAAATCCTATCAGTAAAAATATTAG is a window from the Bacillota bacterium genome containing:
- a CDS encoding small basic family protein — encoded protein: MAIGFLGLLCGILIGFYFPGYIPKAYSVYVAMALLAAADSIVGGLAAKIENKYDDKIFVSGFCINTLLAAALTYVGKLLAIDLTIAAIVVFGSRLFQNFAKIRRLLLNYDKQ
- a CDS encoding deoxyguanosinetriphosphate triphosphohydrolase, with product MSLREEQEKLEKAILSPYACLSVNSRGRNREETKCEIRTDFVRDRDRIIHCKSFRRLKHKTQVFLSPEGDHYRTRLTHTLEVSQIARTISRALRLNEDLTEAIALGHDLGHTPFGHAGEQVLASVCKSGFTHYEQSLRVVELLENGHKGLNLTYEVRNGIACHTNRVADTLEGQVVKFADKIAYINHDIDDAIRGGVLSVSDIDTDILDMLGHTHSKRINTLVRAVIDGSADKDHIEMLPNIKEAEVALEKFMFEHVYLNPGAKGEEVKAKEVVRMLYEYFLKYPDKMPPEHYSYIDGDGLERVVCDYVAGMTDNYAISIFESLYIPKTWRK
- a CDS encoding DUF881 domain-containing protein — encoded protein: MKEGTIKKAAGRFGMFLITLIFGFLVMLQFKSVKIEQQSTLDSVTLRANELQTQLNKQKDTNEKLYKEILEYKDQLYQFRDEAAKSGNYASALSNQLQKVELTAGITAVKGPGVTVTMTEDPNYQVNVENVDPSYTIIHDDDVLKVLNELRDAGAEALSVNGERILATSEIRCAGSTISVNNNRYSAPFIITAIGDPDNLKSALSMRYGVIEILKQWGITVDVKTHEDVEVPAYAGPIQYKYAKPVENENSSH
- a CDS encoding YigZ family protein is translated as MEYKTVKKEASAAFIERRSEFIGYIKPVQTEEEAVSFINEIRSRHHDATHNVYAYIIRYNNIRRYSDDGEPQGTAGMPVLDVLQKEGLTDVVIVVTRYFGGILLGGGGLVRAYSRGAKVAVDAAGIALMKKAFRAEIEVPYAFFSSLQREIAKHGGSIENTEFTDNVLIKFLIPIDELEKFNISIKDTSSGQYVAKIIGETYQAEDI
- the hflX gene encoding GTPase HflX, coding for MDFIKQEKLQRAVLVGLNCSSDKYDIKSSDETLKELESLLETAGGESLGIVLQNRDLPDAKFFIGEGKVSEIAEFAKANDADLIIFDNELSPSQIKNIEKETGIRVIDRTMLILDIFSLHATTREGKLQVEMALMKYTIPRLTGMGTELSRLGGGGGGAIGARRGAGETKLEIDKRHLKEQIRQLQKELDEIRENRQKQRKERDVSGVPKVAVIGYTNAGKSTLLNTLTGAGVLAENKLFATLDPTTRRMKMENGFEVLITDTVGFIRKLPHHLVEAFAATLEEVKYADLLVNVVDATSPEMFEHINVTHKLINDLGAGGIPVITAINKTDLLEEGQKPVIKDSVPISAKKGTNINLLCEMIYNRLSDMFRRAVVIIPYDKGGLLDEIYRDSKATVEESEYVPEGVRLTITMDVDLYGRLKDYVTGDENGVQNS
- the ftsZ gene encoding cell division protein FtsZ, which codes for MPFEFDTNSFSPVNIKVIGIGGAGNNAVNRMITSGITSVEFIAVNTDKQSLYASRATQKIQIGEKLTKGQGAGANPEKGQRAAEESRDEIAAALKGTDMVFITAGMGGGTGTGGAPVIAEIAKDMGLLTVGIVTKPFLFEGKKRMNQAEAGIAALRERVDSLVVIPNERLKMVSETPITMANAFEVADEVLRQGVASISEIINNPGYINLDFADITAVMKDAGYAHMGVGNASGENMVEAAANKAIYSPLIETSINGAKGVIISFVSSPDISLEEVENAAAMISKAAHPEANIIWGTSFDNSLADEVRITVIATGFEAAPLSAEPQKPAQDTTKSAFANFSGPKTDFTRPKEETPVSSTNYRFPFSKPVDDTYDSTYVKKTEKHDDEDIDDIDSVLKIFRK
- a CDS encoding FtsQ-type POTRA domain-containing protein, translating into MKKARGTTGAAKSRQSHKRRRRQRRLALVVGMIILLMALISGGIFYLVSTFLNITEVKVTGKSIYTTDQILSVAGIKPGQNMVTVRRTKTAVHIEKELPYIEKAVVRCSLPEKIQIEVQPAKPELIVSDGGVSYIVSTEGKVIDIVEDDTAYNLPKLVCDYGGQPVVADAIAFPDDTTKRIHNTLITALRDNGLLADMKSIDLTNIYSITMQYKDKYKIMFGDYTDTDDKVKFIISIKDKLSENDKGTIDVSNIKKGSFTPTRG
- the dnaG gene encoding DNA primase; translated protein: MALPDSFLELLRSRCDIEDVISQYVTVKRRGRSLVGLCPFHSEKTPSFTVFPETQSYYCFGCGAGGDVITFIRNIENLDYLDAVRFLADKAGIEMPEENREDEGYKKLREQILNINRSAANFFYKQLLSKNGVSALKYLRNRGLSDKTIKKFGLGYSSDNWTSLTDYLSGEGFDKELMKRAGLCAKNQKGGYYDYFRNRVMFPIVDVRGSVIGFGGRVMDDSQPKYLNSPDTPVFKKSLNLFSLNNAKGSGDTLILAEGYMDVISIYQAGFRNTVATLGTALTAEQARLISRYAKEVVISYDSDGAGRKASQRAITIFADTGIKVRVLSMSGAKDPDEFIKKFGADKFQMLINKSENHVEYRLSQLRAGFNLELPDDKVSYLKAAAEILADIQSSVERDVYAGKIAEELDVSRESILHEVKSIIKAKWGKKQKDGLRKEEQRIHAYRDSVNPDKAANLKEAKAEEGIICTIFFNPDYVDNICKRLGDTPFVTPFNKKLFDTLCELVNNGIQPDTIVLSQYFTPPEMGRISGIIAQRDLVCGETLIEDYIDILKEHYRKRLTTELESIDNDDLKDYMRQLGKIKGKGSNRE